The Lacticaseibacillus pabuli region CTCATGCTTGAGATTAACAGCCTCTCGGTGGCTTACGCCGGCGCGCCAGTCTTTACTGATTTGTCAGTAAAATTTTGCGAGCGGAAAAATCACCGGGATTATTGGTCCGAATGGGGCCGGTAAATCAACCTTGATCAAAGGCGCTCTGGGCCTGATCAAGACAGCAAGTGGCACGGCCACATTCGACGGCCAGCCAATCGCAAAACAACGTGGCAACATTGCTTACGTTGAGCAACACAAGGATCTCGATTTGAGTTTTCCCATCGATGTCCTCGACGTCATTCTCAGTGGCACCTACGCCAGGCTTGGCCTGTTCAAGAGCCCCGGAAAGCAAGAACACCAAATTGCTTTAGAGGCCCTCGAACGTGTTAACCTGCCCGAGTTCAAACACAGACAAATTGGCGGCCTCTCTGGCGGTCAATTGCAGCGCGTTTTCGTGGCACGCGCAATTGCCCAGGATGCAGACCTCGTCATCCTCGATGAACCTTTTGTCGGGATCGACATGAATTCCGAACACGAAATCATGACCGTCCTGAATCAGTGGAAGCATGCGGGGAAAACCATAATCGTCGTGCACCATGATTTGAACAAAGTTTCCAGCTACTTTGACGATCTCGTCATCATGAACCACGGCATCGTAGCGGCTGGTTCTGTCGCGGACACCTATACTGCTGAAAACATCAAGCGGGCTTTCAGTGCGGACCTATCCGACGTCCTTTTCGCGAAAGGGGGCGCATCATCATGACGAGCATTCCAGAATTCATTGGCGCGCTTGCACGTTACGACTTCCTGCAGAGTGCGCTCATCACTTCAATTATGGTTGGCGTCATGAGCGGAATTATCGGCAGTTTTATCATTCTGCGCGGTATGTCGCTCATGGGTGATGCCATCTCCCACGCGGTTTTACCTGGGGTGGCAGTGGCCTATATGTTGGGTATCAATATCCTCATCGGCGCATCTGTCTTCGGTATTCTCGCGGCACTACTCATCGGTTTTGTCTCGACACACAGTAAGCTGAAAAACGATACGTCGATTGGTATTGTCTTTAGTGCATTTTACGCGCTGGGCTTCATCCTAATTTCGCTAGCTGGCAGTTCGACCAACTTGCACCACATCCTGTTTGGTAACGTCCTTGCCGTGTCGAATTCAGACATGATTACCACCGTCATTGTGCTTTGCATCGCGGTACTATTCGTAGTCATTTTTTATAAGGAACTGCTGATTAGTTCGTTTGACCCGACCTTCGCGCAGACGTACGGCCTGAACACCCGAGTGATGCATTATGCCCTGATGCTCGTTCTAACGCTCGTGACGGTCTCCGCTTTGCAGACCGTTGGGATTATCTTAGTGGTCGCAATGCTCATCACGCCGGCAGCCACGGCCTTCATGTGGACCAATCGCATGAGTGTCATGCTCGTGATGGCTGCCATTTTTGGGGTGATTGCTTCGACAGTTGGCTTATACCTCAGCTACGCACTCAACTGGGCGTCTGGCCCGGCCATCGTCATCGTCGCCGCTGCCATGTTCGTCGTGTCCTTCTTGTTCGCGCCGAAGCAAGGCTTACTCATCAAGGTCAGGAGGACCAACAATGCTTAAACGACTAAGTATCACCATTGCCGCTTTAGCTATCGTTATCGCCGGCGTTTTCGCCTTCACCAACCGCAACAATGACCAAGACCAGGCCGCAACTGACGGTAAGCTTCGCGTGGTGACCACCAATTCCATTTTGGAAGACATGGTGCACCAGGTAGCGGGCGATAAAATTGAGCTGTACAGTATCGTCAAGCGCGGTGTGGATCCGCATGAATATGATCCACAACCCAAGGACGTTGCGGCGACTACCAAGGCCGACCTGATATT contains the following coding sequences:
- a CDS encoding metal ABC transporter permease, whose product is MTSIPEFIGALARYDFLQSALITSIMVGVMSGIIGSFIILRGMSLMGDAISHAVLPGVAVAYMLGINILIGASVFGILAALLIGFVSTHSKLKNDTSIGIVFSAFYALGFILISLAGSSTNLHHILFGNVLAVSNSDMITTVIVLCIAVLFVVIFYKELLISSFDPTFAQTYGLNTRVMHYALMLVLTLVTVSALQTVGIILVVAMLITPAATAFMWTNRMSVMLVMAAIFGVIASTVGLYLSYALNWASGPAIVIVAAAMFVVSFLFAPKQGLLIKVRRTNNA